One window of Puntigrus tetrazona isolate hp1 chromosome 14, ASM1883169v1, whole genome shotgun sequence genomic DNA carries:
- the tmem33 gene encoding transmembrane protein 33: MADTEQRSPPPQAGPVQFLLSNKLETAMWLSRLFTVYCSIMFILPLLGPHTATNFYQRALLANALTSALRLHQRLPHFQLSRAFLAQALQEDSCHYLLYSLILVNSYPITMSIFPVFLFSLLHATTYTKKVLDAMGPNSLMFVRNFLNKLTANQQNILKFIACNEIFLMPATVFMLFSGQGSLLQPFIYYRFLTLRYASRRNPYCRTLFTELRILLEHFVMKPSCPAFFRRMCLNSIAFISRLAPTGV; the protein is encoded by the exons ATGGCAGACACAGAGCAAAGGAGTCCACCTCCTCAGGCAGGCCCTGTG CAATTCCTCTTGAGTAATAAGCTGGAAACAGCTATGTGGTTGTCACGGCTGTTCACTGTCTACTGCTCCATCATGTTCATTCTGCCACTGCTTGG GCCTCATACAGCTACTAACTTCTATCAGAGGGCATTGCTGGCAAACGCCTTGACCAGCGCTCTGCGTTTGCACCAGAGACTTCCTCACTTTCAGCTGAGCAGAGCCTTCCTGGCCCAGGCCTTACAGGAGGACAGCTGCCACTATCTCCTCTACTCCCTCATCCTAGTCAACTCCTACCCAATCACAA TGAGCATTTTTCCAGTGTTCCTTTTCTCACTTCTCCATGCCACCACCTACACTAAAAAAGTCCTTGAT GCCATGGGCCCAAATAGCCTTATGTTTGTGAGAAACTTTTTGAACAAGctcacagccaatcagcagaACATCTTGAAGTTTATTGCTTGCAATGAGATCTTCTTGATGCCAGCCACAGTCTTTATGCTCTTCAG TGGTCAGGGCAGCTTGCTTCAGCCGTTCATCTACTACAGGTTTCTCACTCTGCGCTATGCTTCAAGACGCAACCCATACTGCCG GACTCTGTTCACAGAGCTGAGGATTTTGCTGGAGCATTTTGTGATGAAGCCCAGCTGTCCGGCCTTCTTCAGGCGGATGTGCCTCAACAGCATTGCTTTCATCAGCCGCCTTGCTCCCACCGGTGTCTAA